A stretch of Mesorhizobium sp. M2A.F.Ca.ET.046.03.2.1 DNA encodes these proteins:
- a CDS encoding ABC transporter substrate-binding protein produces MLQDAERMVFFEPFAKEAGVTFSEDSYAGEQAKIRAMVLSKNVTWDVVQLDHAEMIVGCDEGLYQKLDWSKIGYPEDFLPQAVQPCGVGAFAWSFIFAYDQDRITDGPKNWVDFWNLKKWPGKRGMRASARLTLEAALLADGVKNEDLYKVLATDEGVARAFKKLDEIKSQIVWWSTGAEPIERLAAGDVAVTTAFNGRVTTANQNGRHFALVWDGQMYGQDYWGIVSGSPHKDLAEKFLTFASRPEIQSKLPEKIAYGIMNKKAIAMVSPKAGEAMPTAPQNLKNAIPFDAAFWAENDADLTAKFEAWRAR; encoded by the coding sequence GTGCTGCAGGACGCCGAGCGTATGGTCTTCTTCGAACCGTTCGCCAAGGAGGCCGGCGTAACGTTTTCGGAGGATTCTTACGCTGGCGAGCAGGCCAAGATCCGTGCCATGGTGCTGTCCAAGAACGTAACCTGGGATGTGGTCCAGCTGGACCACGCCGAGATGATCGTTGGCTGCGACGAGGGCCTCTATCAGAAGCTCGATTGGTCCAAGATCGGCTATCCCGAAGATTTCCTGCCCCAGGCGGTACAGCCATGTGGCGTCGGCGCATTCGCATGGTCGTTTATCTTTGCCTATGATCAGGATCGCATCACCGACGGTCCGAAGAACTGGGTCGATTTCTGGAACCTGAAGAAGTGGCCCGGCAAGCGCGGGATGAGAGCATCCGCGCGCTTGACCCTTGAAGCCGCGCTCCTTGCTGACGGTGTCAAGAATGAGGATCTCTACAAGGTCTTGGCCACCGACGAGGGTGTGGCGCGTGCATTCAAGAAGCTCGACGAGATCAAGTCGCAGATCGTCTGGTGGTCGACCGGTGCTGAGCCCATCGAGCGGCTTGCAGCCGGCGACGTCGCGGTCACGACAGCCTTCAACGGTCGCGTGACGACGGCAAACCAGAACGGCCGGCACTTCGCGCTTGTATGGGACGGACAGATGTACGGTCAGGACTACTGGGGCATCGTTTCGGGCTCGCCCCACAAGGATTTGGCCGAGAAGTTCCTCACATTTGCGAGCCGACCGGAAATCCAGTCGAAGCTTCCCGAGAAGATCGCCTATGGCATCATGAACAAGAAGGCGATCGCGATGGTCTCTCCGAAGGCCGGGGAGGCCATGCCGACAGCCCCTCAGAACCTGAAGAACGCGATTCCCTTCGACGCTGCTTTCTGGGCGGAAAATGACGCGGATCTGACAGCCAAGTTCGAAGCCTGGCGTGCGCGCTAA